The window GAGAGCATGAAGTTGGATCATCCAAAGAACCATGGACCTCCTTGGATCAAATGGCGATGATCTTCAGGGCAAGAGAACTTGAGCAAATAACGATCACCCACCGAACGTACCTGGAGGCGGTTATGGAGATCCCAGACGGAGGTCAAGGTGCCGATCACCACCTTCTGGTCTGGAAGACGCTTCTTCATTGACAGCAGCCTACCAATGGCAAAAGAGGGAGCCAAGGCAGCCGGAGGTCGTGGAATCACGTCGGGAGTGGTCGGACTGGCCTCACGAATGGTGAGAGCGGTGGCGAATTGGGTTGAAACCTCGTCAGTCATGGTGAGCAAACTGGGAATGGGTGCTGAGCGGCTGAGAAGAATGAAACCCTAGGGAAGCAAAAACCCTAGCAGCGCTCTTTTTTAAAAAAAATTTGAAGTAAATGATTGTGGGATGAGGGCTTATACTTGACAACATGCGTAGAAGTGTTAATTCATCCTAGTTTGTGGGATGATTCCCAATCAAACTCTTCATAGTTGTGATTTGCTACCCACCCTTATCGTGTGGGGGGCCCTCTGACCCGAGGGTTTAGGGGCGTGCCTAGTGCTACTTCACCGAAGTGAACAAACCAAGATAACCACACCTCATCGAGTAAAGACTCACTCATCCTCCAATCACTTTAATGCCCCGCTTGGTTACAATTCTTTTGTTGAAATGATTTTTTTTTCTATTTTGGTAGACAAAATTTCCTCTATCATTGTCTAACATATAGCGAGTCTAGTTATGTTTACCTGGTCAGTTACATATAATGAGTCATTATAATTAATGAGATTAATAAAAATAAATATTTAATTCTACATTGGAGGTGGGCAGAAAACGTAGTTTTGAAAAAGGAAAACAATTTGAACAATTTAGGGTGCAAATTGTAGTTAGCAGTAATCAGTCTGCAGCAGATACATTCTATCAAGTCCTACTTGATCCTTGAATATTCATTCTATAATCGTAATGTGATCCTTTCATATGGACCAGTTGCGAATTTGCTGACATTGAATCAACAAAGTAACATGATTAACACGTCACTCTTGATATTAATTCTGTTTCATTCGGATTATCCTTTTTTTTTTTTTTTGTTTTTTTTGGGAAATGAAGTGATTCATTTAAGGGGATCATTCGGATTATCCTTAAACAAAAGCAACTCGAAGTTTGATTCCTCAAACTTACTAACGCCTAGTAAGAACAAACCAACGTACTTACGTACGTATGGGATTATGCATCCAAGACTCTTGTATTGTAACGCATGTATATTCGCATGTGTTAATATACCAGTGTGTGATGAAGTTGTAATATGCTGACAGCTTTACAGTTACTCATGCTTCAATTTCTTAACGTTTTTCCGTTGGACTGTCATGGACGTCTTATCATGTCAAAGCAACCGATTTTGATGAATTCATTGGCCCAAGTCACCAAACGCATGATTGATCCTATGTACGTAGTGGACATAAAATAACATCAATTAAGTTGCCTTGATTGGATATGTATTAGTTAATTAAAACAAAAGTTGCCCAAAATTGGGAAGAGAATGTTTAATGTTCATCCAAGTGCGATTACTTCCTTATTAGGATGAAGTATTAGACGAAGAGGAGCATGCAGTATTACAGGTTTAAAACCATGCTATGATTCTAATATGTACTAACAAAAATTAGAGTAAGGAATTCACCGGTGGCCGGAAAACTCCCGGTCAAAATTGCCACAAATGATCTTCGCCAATCGCCGTGGCGGCATGGCCTATGCGACAGAGAGCACAGGGTGGATATAGCATTGGTTCAAGTTAATAAATTAGGGATCTCTAATTAAGGAATGATGAACTCATTAGAGCTGGCTCCATAGGATTCTATTTACAAGAAATATACAAGAACATGTGTGCAAGTAATAAGGCATTGGAGCGGGAAATTAAAATGAAGGATAACATCTATATAACAAAGCGGTTATGTGCGTGGGTGCATTGGAAGATTTTTATAAAATGGTAATGGAGATGATTACATTTTTATAAAAAATGTGGTAATGGAGATGATTATAATAAAGATGACAGCCTACATCGTAAAAGTACACATCTACAGTACAGGCATACATGGTCTAAGATGCTAACCGTAATTTGGATCGGAATGAATATAAGAACTTGTTTCTTTATGAAAAAAAAGAAAAGAAAAAGAACTTGTTCAGATAAAAATGTTCACCTGGTCATCAACTGATCAAAAATTCAATGCTAAACCATTATTAGATGTAAATTTATGGGCAGAAGAAATTATTAAGAAGTTCAGTTGTTTTATTCACCACCTTTGAATTTAAATTAAAAGGGGATTGAGCATACAATATTTGAGTTAGTCAATTGCTAATCAGGTGAACATAGCTTGCGCTTTATTCTGTAAATATTTATGGCAGGATTACCAGTACTCTTATATAAGGTAGTTTTGTTCTTTCTTAAACCATGAACATCATCAACAAATAATTAGTATGAATATATGCTGATATTTCGATATGTACTGGTTGAAATTGTCTTCAATCTCGAGTACGAATTTGGAACCTTTTTTTGAACTAGAACAATACAAATGAAATTGAAAATTCATGTGTACCACATACATAATAATTAACTACATCCGTGTTGAGATATAAATCTCACATCGGAAAAATGAGATCTTCCAATTGTGGGTTTATAAGAGTTTGGGCCGCTCCATCTATTGCCAATTAGTTTTAGAGATGAACCCTAGACTACTTCATGGTATTAGAGCGGGTTACCTACGTCCACGTGTGAAGCTTAATGACCACACGAACTCCACGTCACCCAAATGTTGTCCACGTGTTAGGCTTTTATAAGGGTTTGAACCACACATATTGTCAATTGATTTTGGATGTGAACCCATACTATTTTATCAACATTTATATAAAACTATACTTTTTTCCCAAGAAATGTGTGATCGAAATGGCTGATTGCATAGTTGCATTCTTGGAGTCGACCGAGATTAATAGAAAAGACACGAAAGAGAGTGATCGGAAGAGAGTTTTGCAGGGAAGAAGGCTAGGAAACACTAAAGATGGATCTATGGATATAAGATTGCCTGGTTTTGGTAGATTTTATGGTCTACCTACTCACCTGGATTATGTCATATCCTTATTCCCTGTTCAAATATTCAAATATTTCAATCAATTTCAAAATCACCTAGGTTCTCAATATCTATACCCATTTCCATCTTTATAGATTATTTTGTACGACTTGAAGTGAAAGAAGACGTACGAGTGAATGAAGACGTGTGGAACCGACCTGGCGACCTCTCACCGTCAAACCAGCAATGATAGACTCAGAAATTTAAGAGTGGGGCGGGAAGGTTGTTGCCACTGGTGTGGATGCGAATGAAGCAATTACAGGGAACACTGAACAAGGATGAGATCGATCATTTTTTATCATACTCGTCCTTGTCAAGGCCTCGTGCCAGTGATGAGTAGTAAAAAGGTAGACCAGGGGAAGGAGGAGAACCCATTGGTTGCCTCCTTGAAGCTTCTGGACAAAGCTAATGGGAGAATCAAACCCACCAGTCCAGGGTTAGGGTTTGTGGCTCTCTCTTATATTTCGGGTTTGTCGTTTCGATTGTATCTGCTTGCTTGTGTGAAAGTGACTTTATCAGGATTGGATTCTATGTACAACGGAAAATTCTGCCTTACAAATTTGTATGGCATAACCAAGTCGTTTAATTAGGATAACCAAGTCGTTTATGCCTTTATGGTGATTGCATATTATTCTTTTCTAATAATCCCTTCCTTTCATTATGCAAACATTGTCGCAGCTTTTTCTGTGTGCGTTTGGACTGCGAGCTCTATTGGGTTTGGGCAACGGCCCACTAATGTTTGGACTTTGACACCATCTGTTCTTACCACAGCTTCTTGGCATTTCAGATTATCTTGCAAAACGTTGGTGAGGTAGGACCAGGTAGTAAAGGAATTGGTGAATCGAGCTACTATGGCAAGAACAACTTGCTACAAGAAATTGTTAATCCAACCTAGAACCATTTGGTCTTGCGCCATCATCCAAGTGTCATATGTCGAGATAATCTCATCAGTGAGCTGGTCATTGGCATCTGTATTGAAACAAGGATGACAACCGAGAGTCTCATCAACGTACCTCATAAGCCTGCGACTCTTAAGGAGAGGTGTGATTTGTGCCATCCATGCATAGAGGATAGTTGGTTATGTCTAGCTTAATGGAGAGGTAATTCGTACGTAATTGGCGATGGTTGGTGTCGAGTGACAGTAGTGATGAGAGGATTGAGATGAGTTAGTAGCCATTTGTGAGAAAATGAGGCGAACTGGAGGAGAGAAAAAAATTGTCATTGGACTTTCAAGCTATGGATACCATGAAAGGATAAACAGATGAAAGGGATTTTGAAATTGTCAAGCGTACCAAAACAGTAGCTGACTTGGTGTTTATACATTGATCACATTAGAAGAGATACAATTACATACGTTGGTGTTTGATATACATCAGTGATAGACAAACAGAAAACACTCATCTAATATCCCTAACATCCTAGTATTATGGTTACATGAGATAAGGAGAATCTAGGATAGTCAATCATCTCTATCTGAAATAGAAGAAGGGTCCGAGCTATCTGAAGCAGAAGAAGAGTCCATAATGGTCTCTTGCATAGTTGCATAGTGTCGATTTATCATTGCTGGCCTTTACTGTCTTTAAGTGAGACTTTGCTTATTGCTATTTGCTAGCTTTCCAGCAAAATCAAGCCCATAAAGTCCCCAAACCAATGCCATCGACGACAAACATACCGGTATTGGCCCAAGCATCCATAACAGCACCGGAAAAGTGATGCACAACATTCTGCTGCTAATAAGAGCCAAAACAAACCCTTTCTCAAGTATGCTTCGTGTGTGTTCTGAAGACGTGAACTCATGATCACCGGTGGCATTGATCAAGAAATTCGCATCAATCAAGAATGCGATTGCCATAGAACTGCAGAGGAAGCTAATTGATAAGGCCAGTGCTGCTGAGCCATACTTTAGAGCAAATATCCTAGTGGACTGTGACCCGAAAATCGCACTGCTGAAGATGTGGGTTGCGCTATAGGCGTTGTTGACTAGAGCTGCTAATGAAACCACAATAAGAATCGTTATGGAAGCTGTGAGTGTGGTTTCCATTAGAGTGTTTCTCAAGCTTTGGACTGCCAACATACCCATCTTATCTTCATCACCCTGCAAGATTAAAATCATACGATTAGAAAATAAACAGCTACTAGAAAATTGATGAAACATATTCGAGAATGCGCATCTTAATCTTAAATTCTGAATCGTACTCAGATGAAGAAACATTTTTTAATTGTTGAAATATCTTTCAATCCGCTGCCTTCTTGTACGACTGGTACATGCTATCGAACCGGTAGCAAATCTAAGAGCTAACAATGACAAGCATATCAGATTGAAGTTTTTAGCTTACCCCTTTGATCTCTAGAAACCATGCTCTCCTCTTCAACATGTTGATTCCAATTGTAGTATGAGAGGGTTTGTTCTTGAAGCTACGCCAGAGAAAAGCATGGTAACCCACCGTAAGGAAGAGACTAATAGGGACTAATATGGTGTCCAAATAAACAACCACCGCCATCTGAGTTTGAGATCAGAATCAGAGAGTTCTGTAGCCAGAGAAATCCTATTTATGGTGGATATGTAATGGTAGTGGAGTGTACGTCACGATCCAATCTGTTTTCAATCATGTATTGCAATTGGTGGGTACTGTCGTGGAATGCATATAATGTACATTAAAGATTAAAGGCGGGTTTGGATGAATATGAAAAAGCCTTAGCATTGGCTTCGGTGGTCTTTCCACTGAAGTCTGATTGGACATGCAATTCGATCATGCAATTGCTTAAGTACTAGATTACTGGTGTAATCACTGTAATGTGGCGTTTCAATGTTTTGATTCAACTTTGCCAGAACATTCGTATTCTTTCGATAAGCGTCATAAAGCGTAGGCATGGTCATGTTGGGTGCCTAGTTTTGATTAGCCTCTTGCGGGTGATGTATGTCTACACAAGCCAATAATCGAAAAGGGAGTAGCGCTACACGAGATAATATGTACGTTCTACATGTTGAAAAAATTGTGGTTTAGATTAGAGTTGAGCCATTTGAAATTTTTGTATCAAGACCAATACCTTTTGTATTAGAACTTCATATCCGCTTTCATCAGGTGACTAAAATGAAGGAAGTATCGGCATTATTCAACCCGTATGTGTAGAACCCGTTGGCCGCTTCCGCATAACATGTTGATAGTTCATTAGTAATATATGAGAGCGATGATATTTTAAAAATAAAGGTAGAGATAAATTAAGACGATGAAACTGGGTGATAATGGAAGGTTTGAGAATTGAGACCCAGATTCTCTTGCCAATAATATCATCATAAGATAGAATAATGTTCATTAAATTCCCAAGAACTTGGCCCGGCCTACAATAATATATATAGCATCAATTTCTGCCGAAGGTTTGCCTATTACTTTCGGGTGATTTTGCCAACAAAATCAAGCTCTTTAAGCCACCAAACTAGGGCGAGGGATGACAAGGCCACTGGCATTGGACCAAACAACCATAAACACAAGGGAAAGGAGATACAAAGCAACCTGTTGCCAATTTGAGCCAACATGTAACCTCGTTCAAACAGGAGTAGTGTTATTCCTGAAGTCGAGAACTCGGCAGAAGTATTTAGTAGAAAAATGGCATCGATCATAAATCCAGTGGCCATGGAGCTACACAGAGAGCTGAACAGCAAGAGGAAAGAGGCCAAGCCATACTTTAGGGCAAAGATCCTTCCTGACTGCACACCGAAAAATGCTGTTTTGACAATGAGGTGGCTTGCATTGTATGCATTGTTCGTCAGAGCTGCCAAACCCAAGCTCAAGGCAACTGCTGTTGAAGCTGTGAATATTGCCACCATTTGAGTGTTTCTCAAGTTTTGAACTGCGGACATAGCATTCCCACCATCACCCTGGAGGACGTGAAATCGTGAATATTCATAGCTTACACAAACTATATATATACACAAGTTTTGTAACATATATATACACAAACTACAAAACCTTTGAGTTTCAAGGTCGATGAAATTAGTTAGGAATCTAAGAGCTTATATTCATGTACGAAAATCAAGAACTAATTGGACTTACCTGCACAATCTCTAGAAACCATATTCTTCTTCTGATCGACTCAATTCCCATGGTGGTGTGAGAGGGTTTGGTCTTGAAGATACACCATAAGTATGCATGGTAAGCTATTAGAAGGAAGAGGCTCGAGGGAACAAGAATGGTATCTAAATGAAAACTACTCATTTCCATATACATTCCTTCTACCGATTAGAGGCGTACGTCTACATATGTAACTTGAAAGAGGGCACTGAATGTTTTGGTGG of the Fragaria vesca subsp. vesca linkage group LG6, FraVesHawaii_1.0, whole genome shotgun sequence genome contains:
- the LOC101304886 gene encoding uncharacterized protein LOC101304886, with protein sequence MEMSSFHLDTILVPSSLFLLIAYHAYLWCIFKTKPSHTTMGIESIRRRIWFLEIVQGDGGNAMSAVQNLRNTQMVAIFTASTAVALSLGLAALTNNAYNASHLIVKTAFFGVQSGRIFALKYGLASFLLLFSSLCSSMATGFMIDAIFLLNTSAEFSTSGITLLLFERGYMLAQIGNRLLCISFPLCLWLFGPMPVALSSLALVWWLKELDFVGKITRK
- the LOC101304593 gene encoding uncharacterized protein LOC101304593, whose protein sequence is MAVVVYLDTILVPISLFLTVGYHAFLWRSFKNKPSHTTIGINMLKRRAWFLEIKGGDEDKMGMLAVQSLRNTLMETTLTASITILIVVSLAALVNNAYSATHIFSSAIFGSQSTRIFALKYGSAALALSISFLCSSMAIAFLIDANFLINATGDHEFTSSEHTRSILEKGFVLALISSRMLCITFPVLLWMLGPIPVCLSSMALVWGLYGLDFAGKLANSNKQSLT